In Streptomyces capitiformicae, one genomic interval encodes:
- a CDS encoding TIGR04282 family arsenosugar biosynthesis glycosyltransferase: protein MTTLLVIAKEPLPGRVKTRLTPPFTPWEAAELAEAALQDTLWAVAAASARTRVLVLDGEPGSWLPPGFDVVAQGPGGLDERLAEAFARCAGPALLIGMDTPQVTPALLDVDFADCDAYFGPAEDGGFWALGLAEPDPALLRGVPMSTPSTGAVQRERLVAAGLRVRDLPRLRDVDTAADADAVATLAPHGRFARRLARCAATKRS, encoded by the coding sequence GTGACCACACTCCTCGTCATCGCCAAGGAGCCCCTGCCGGGGCGGGTGAAGACCCGGCTCACCCCGCCGTTCACCCCGTGGGAGGCCGCGGAGCTCGCCGAGGCCGCGCTCCAGGACACCCTGTGGGCGGTGGCGGCCGCGTCGGCTCGCACGCGGGTGCTGGTGCTCGACGGGGAGCCCGGCTCCTGGCTGCCGCCCGGCTTCGACGTCGTGGCGCAGGGCCCCGGCGGTCTCGACGAACGGCTCGCGGAGGCCTTCGCCCGGTGCGCCGGGCCCGCCCTGCTGATCGGCATGGACACGCCGCAGGTGACACCCGCACTGCTCGACGTCGACTTCGCCGACTGCGACGCGTACTTCGGGCCGGCGGAGGACGGCGGCTTCTGGGCCCTCGGACTGGCCGAGCCCGACCCCGCCCTGCTGCGGGGCGTGCCCATGTCGACGCCGTCGACGGGGGCCGTACAGCGGGAACGGCTCGTCGCCGCCGGGCTGCGGGTGCGCGATCTGCCCCGCCTGCGGGATGTCGACACCGCCGCCGACGCCGACGCCGTGGCCACGCTGGCCCCGCACGGCCGTTTCGCGCGGCGGCTGGCCCGGTGCGCGGCGACGAAGCGCTCATGA
- a CDS encoding sensor histidine kinase, whose amino-acid sequence MNDTLLIALYAFAGAAASGLAGAGVLRLIRRRSLTASLTVVAAVGVVAMLAGTLAVAWAMFLSPHDLTVVTTVVAMAAVVSLATALVLGRWVVARSRALAVAARSFGDGGDFAAPDGPATAELEYLSRELAATSARLAESRERERALETSRRELVAWISHDLRTPLAGLRAMSEALEDGVAADPARYLKQIRTEVERLNDMVGDLFELSRIHAGTLPLTPSRISLYDLVGDALAGADPLAREHGVRLVGGRIEPVPVEVDGKEMSRVLGNLLVNAIRRTPADGTVAIGAERTAEGVVLSVTDSCGGILPEDLPRVFDTGWRGTHARTPPAGAGLGPAIVRGIVEAHQGRATVRNIPGGCRFEVVLPAAAS is encoded by the coding sequence GTGAACGACACCCTCCTCATCGCCCTGTACGCCTTCGCCGGTGCCGCCGCCAGCGGACTGGCCGGAGCGGGCGTACTGCGCCTGATCCGGCGCCGCTCGCTCACCGCCTCGCTCACCGTGGTCGCGGCGGTCGGGGTCGTCGCGATGCTCGCGGGCACGCTCGCCGTCGCCTGGGCGATGTTCCTGTCGCCGCACGACCTGACGGTCGTCACGACCGTCGTCGCCATGGCGGCCGTCGTCTCCCTGGCCACCGCGCTGGTGCTGGGCCGCTGGGTCGTCGCCCGCAGCCGCGCACTCGCCGTGGCCGCACGCTCCTTCGGCGACGGCGGGGACTTCGCCGCCCCCGACGGCCCGGCCACCGCCGAACTGGAGTACCTGAGCCGCGAGTTGGCCGCCACGAGCGCCAGGCTCGCCGAATCCCGGGAGCGGGAACGCGCGCTGGAGACGTCCCGGCGCGAACTCGTCGCATGGATCTCGCACGACCTGCGCACCCCGCTGGCCGGTCTGCGCGCCATGTCGGAGGCCCTGGAAGACGGCGTCGCCGCGGACCCCGCCCGCTATCTGAAGCAGATCCGCACCGAGGTCGAACGCCTCAACGACATGGTCGGCGACCTCTTCGAACTCTCCCGCATCCACGCCGGCACCCTGCCGTTGACGCCCAGCCGGATCTCCCTGTACGACCTGGTCGGCGACGCGCTGGCGGGAGCCGACCCGCTCGCCCGGGAACACGGGGTGCGGCTGGTGGGAGGCCGTATCGAGCCGGTACCGGTGGAGGTGGACGGCAAGGAGATGAGCCGGGTGCTGGGCAACCTGCTGGTCAACGCCATCCGCCGGACCCCGGCCGACGGCACGGTCGCGATCGGCGCCGAGCGTACCGCCGAGGGCGTGGTCCTGTCGGTGACGGACAGCTGCGGTGGCATCCTGCCCGAGGACCTGCCGCGCGTCTTCGACACCGGCTGGCGCGGCACCCACGCCCGGACGCCCCCGGCCGGCGCGGGCCTGGGCCCCGCCATCGTCCGCGGCATCGTGGAGGCCCACCAGGGCCGGGCCACCGTACGCAACATCCCCGGCGGCTGCCGCTTCGAGGTGGTGCTGCCCGCCGCCGCTTCCTGA
- a CDS encoding PstS family phosphate ABC transporter substrate-binding protein: MNIPTPSRRAQTPLALTAAVLLAVSACGGADAGTTGGGDGEQLSGSVKVDGSSTVAPLTTAAAELFAEEQPKVRVTVGTSGTGGGFEKFCNGETDISDASRPIKDEEKAACDKNGVTYDEFQVANDALTVVVNKDAEWVDCLTVQQLKKIWEPGSKVNNWNEIDAKFPDEPLKLFGAGTDSGTFDYFTDVINGEEGASRTDYSPSEDDNVTVQGVAGSRGGLGYFGFSYYEENTDKLKALKIDNGEGCVAPGAEAAQTGEYAPLSRPLFIYPSAKALEREEVLAFVEYYVENNKAIAEDAKFIPLNSEQETELEQALDKLKESAK; this comes from the coding sequence GTGAACATTCCCACTCCGTCGCGCCGGGCCCAGACTCCCTTGGCTCTGACGGCTGCTGTGCTGCTGGCCGTGAGCGCGTGCGGCGGTGCCGACGCGGGCACGACCGGCGGTGGTGACGGCGAGCAGTTGTCCGGCTCGGTCAAGGTGGACGGCTCCAGCACCGTGGCACCGCTGACCACGGCCGCGGCCGAGCTCTTCGCCGAGGAGCAGCCCAAGGTCCGTGTCACGGTGGGTACTTCGGGCACCGGTGGCGGCTTCGAGAAGTTCTGCAACGGCGAGACGGACATCTCCGACGCCTCCCGCCCGATCAAGGACGAGGAGAAGGCCGCCTGCGACAAGAACGGCGTCACCTACGACGAGTTCCAGGTAGCCAACGACGCGCTCACCGTGGTGGTGAACAAGGACGCCGAGTGGGTGGACTGTCTGACGGTGCAGCAGTTGAAGAAGATCTGGGAACCCGGGTCCAAGGTGAACAACTGGAACGAGATCGACGCGAAGTTCCCCGACGAGCCGTTGAAACTGTTCGGCGCGGGCACCGACTCCGGCACCTTCGACTACTTCACCGACGTGATCAACGGTGAGGAGGGCGCTTCCCGCACCGACTACTCGCCGTCCGAGGACGACAACGTCACCGTGCAGGGCGTCGCGGGCTCCAGGGGCGGTCTGGGCTACTTCGGCTTCTCGTACTACGAGGAGAACACCGACAAGCTGAAGGCCCTGAAGATCGACAATGGTGAGGGCTGTGTGGCACCGGGCGCCGAGGCCGCGCAGACCGGCGAGTACGCGCCGCTGTCCAGGCCGCTGTTCATCTACCCGTCGGCCAAGGCGCTGGAGCGGGAAGAGGTGCTGGCGTTCGTCGAGTACTACGTCGAGAACAACAAGGCCATCGCCGAGGACGCCAAGTTCATTCCGCTCAACAGCGAGCAGGAGACCGAGCTCGAGCAAGCCCTCGACAAGCTGAAGGAATCGGCGAAGTGA
- a CDS encoding YxiG-like protein encodes MDTAVLEQMLDETFDHAVVHHGYTSYLRDYEVVVYATADPRTDVEPAYLRYLFRYCVEARCESTVPPETWRVSLDDRLIDHETDVDLDGYVWGARWHALYPGAKLLPESEATRRWAQAVGIDFHEVCIETNAQRLTLLFSDLQVSEVPTGYAPFTAD; translated from the coding sequence ATGGACACCGCGGTACTTGAACAGATGCTGGACGAGACCTTCGATCACGCCGTCGTGCACCACGGATACACCAGCTACCTGCGCGACTATGAGGTCGTCGTCTACGCGACTGCGGATCCCCGTACCGACGTCGAGCCCGCCTACCTGCGGTATCTCTTCCGGTACTGCGTCGAGGCCCGGTGCGAGTCGACGGTGCCGCCCGAGACCTGGCGCGTCTCCCTGGACGACCGCCTCATCGACCATGAGACCGATGTCGACCTCGACGGATACGTCTGGGGTGCGAGGTGGCACGCCTTGTACCCGGGCGCGAAGCTTCTCCCCGAGTCGGAAGCGACCCGCCGTTGGGCGCAAGCCGTCGGGATCGACTTCCACGAGGTCTGCATCGAGACCAACGCGCAGCGACTCACCCTGCTCTTCTCAGACCTACAGGTCAGCGAAGTTCCGACCGGGTACGCCCCCTTCACCGCGGACTAG
- a CDS encoding NAD-dependent epimerase/dehydratase family protein, whose product MRVLVTGGAGFIGSHVVEVLAARGHEALVFDVREDPAADVRDPAAVRRALAGVDAVCHQAAMVGLGDGVADAAEYVSRNDLGTAVLLAAMAEAGIRRLVLAGSMVVYGEGRYTCVRHGVVRPGPRAVADLDAGRFEPACPACGDDLVPGLVGEDAPADPRNVYATTKLTQEHLAAAWARSTGGSAVSLRYHNVYGPGMPRDTPYAGVASFFRSALARGEAPRVFEDGRQRRDFVHVRDVAAAGAVALEAEAAPGLLTAYNTGSGDPHTVGEMARALAAAYGGPQPVVTGEYRLGDVRHITADSSRLRAETGWKPEVGFEEGMAEFARAGMRGAQAL is encoded by the coding sequence ATGCGTGTACTGGTCACCGGCGGTGCCGGGTTCATCGGGTCCCATGTGGTCGAAGTGCTGGCGGCGCGCGGACACGAGGCGCTCGTGTTCGACGTGCGGGAGGATCCCGCCGCCGACGTGCGCGACCCGGCGGCCGTCCGCCGCGCCCTCGCCGGGGTGGACGCCGTGTGTCACCAGGCCGCGATGGTCGGGCTCGGTGACGGGGTCGCCGACGCGGCGGAGTACGTCTCGCGCAACGACCTCGGTACGGCCGTGCTGCTCGCCGCCATGGCGGAGGCGGGCATACGGCGTCTCGTGCTCGCCGGGTCGATGGTCGTCTACGGGGAGGGGCGGTACACGTGTGTACGGCACGGGGTCGTACGGCCCGGCCCGCGTGCCGTCGCCGACCTCGACGCGGGCCGGTTCGAGCCCGCGTGCCCGGCGTGCGGGGACGACCTCGTCCCCGGCCTGGTCGGCGAGGACGCCCCGGCCGATCCCCGGAACGTGTACGCGACGACCAAGCTCACCCAGGAGCACCTGGCCGCCGCCTGGGCCCGGTCGACGGGAGGTTCGGCGGTCTCGCTGCGCTACCACAACGTGTACGGGCCGGGGATGCCGCGCGACACCCCGTACGCCGGTGTCGCCTCCTTCTTCCGCTCGGCGCTCGCCCGGGGCGAGGCACCGCGCGTGTTCGAGGACGGGCGGCAGCGGCGGGACTTCGTGCACGTCCGTGACGTGGCGGCGGCGGGCGCGGTGGCGCTGGAGGCGGAAGCCGCCCCGGGTCTGCTCACGGCGTACAACACCGGCAGCGGTGACCCGCACACCGTCGGCGAGATGGCACGGGCGCTGGCCGCCGCGTACGGCGGGCCCCAGCCGGTCGTCACCGGCGAGTACCGGCTCGGGGACGTACGGCACATCACGGCGGACTCGTCGCGGCTGCGGGCGGAAACGGGGTGGAAGCCGGAGGTCGGGTTCGAGGAAGGGATGGCGGAATTCGCGCGCGCCGGAATGCGCGGCGCGCAGGCCCTGTGA
- a CDS encoding response regulator transcription factor: MQQQPYEPIGAQTADGSPVAADGSPRIPRILVVDDDPTVAEVVAGYLDRAGYVVDRADDGPTALTRAAAHWPDLVVLDLMLPGMDGLEVCRRMRGRGPVPVIMLTARGDEDDRILGLEVGADDYVTKPFSPRELVLRVESVLRRSRPAATAQHRLGAAGLTIDPAARRATKNGTELALTIREFDLLSFFLRHPGRAFSREDLMREVWGWDFGDLSTVTVHVRRLRGKVEHDPARPRLIQTVWGVGYRFDATGQDGGEENRP; this comes from the coding sequence ATGCAGCAGCAGCCGTACGAGCCCATCGGGGCGCAAACCGCCGACGGGTCCCCCGTGGCGGCGGACGGGTCCCCCCGGATCCCCCGGATCCTGGTCGTCGACGACGATCCGACCGTCGCCGAGGTCGTCGCCGGGTATCTGGACCGCGCCGGTTACGTCGTCGACCGCGCCGACGACGGCCCGACCGCCCTCACCCGTGCCGCCGCGCACTGGCCGGACCTGGTCGTGCTCGACCTGATGCTGCCCGGCATGGACGGTCTGGAGGTGTGCCGGCGGATGCGCGGTCGCGGCCCCGTGCCGGTCATCATGCTCACCGCCCGCGGCGACGAGGACGACCGCATCCTGGGCTTGGAGGTCGGCGCCGACGACTACGTCACCAAGCCCTTCAGCCCCCGGGAACTCGTCCTGCGCGTGGAGTCGGTGCTGCGCCGCAGCCGACCCGCCGCCACCGCGCAGCACCGGCTGGGGGCGGCCGGCCTGACCATCGACCCGGCGGCCCGCCGCGCCACCAAGAACGGCACCGAACTCGCCCTCACCATCCGCGAGTTCGACCTGCTCTCCTTCTTTCTGCGCCACCCGGGGCGGGCGTTCAGCCGCGAGGACCTGATGCGCGAGGTGTGGGGGTGGGACTTCGGCGATCTGTCGACCGTCACGGTCCACGTCCGCCGCCTGCGCGGCAAGGTCGAGCACGACCCGGCCCGGCCCCGCCTGATCCAGACCGTGTGGGGCGTGGGCTACCGCTTCGACGCCACCGGGCAGGACGGCGGGGAGGAGAACCGACCGTGA
- a CDS encoding glycosyltransferase family 2 protein, translating into MTTTPSDVDVDVVLPCLNEAEALPWVLERIPPGWRALVVDNGSTDGSDRVARALGATVVHEPRRGFGAACHAGLTAATADVVCFCDCDASLDPSLLVPFVREVRDGRADLVLGRRRPRGRGAWPAHARAGNIALARMLRRRTGLRLHDLGPLRAARREPLLALGLSDRRSGYPLQMVVRAADAGWRIAEHDVPYLPRTGASKVTGTWRGTWQAVRDMSRVLAETSGEAPEVGRGVR; encoded by the coding sequence GTGACCACGACACCTTCGGACGTCGACGTCGACGTAGTGCTGCCCTGCCTGAACGAGGCCGAGGCCCTTCCCTGGGTGCTCGAACGGATTCCGCCGGGCTGGCGCGCCCTCGTCGTCGACAACGGTTCCACTGACGGCTCGGACCGGGTCGCCCGCGCGTTGGGCGCGACGGTCGTGCACGAGCCGCGCCGGGGTTTCGGCGCCGCCTGCCACGCCGGGCTGACCGCCGCAACGGCCGACGTGGTGTGCTTCTGCGACTGCGACGCCTCCCTCGACCCGTCGCTTCTCGTCCCCTTCGTACGGGAGGTACGGGACGGGCGGGCCGACCTGGTGCTCGGCAGGCGCCGCCCGCGGGGCCGGGGCGCGTGGCCCGCGCACGCCCGCGCCGGCAACATCGCGCTCGCGCGGATGCTGCGCCGCCGCACCGGGCTGCGCCTGCACGACCTCGGTCCGCTGCGCGCTGCCCGCCGCGAGCCGCTGCTCGCCCTCGGCCTCTCCGACCGGCGCAGCGGCTATCCCCTGCAGATGGTCGTCCGCGCGGCCGACGCCGGCTGGCGGATCGCCGAGCACGACGTGCCGTATCTGCCGCGCACCGGGGCCTCGAAGGTGACGGGCACCTGGCGCGGCACCTGGCAGGCCGTACGGGACATGAGCCGCGTTCTCGCCGAAACGTCCGGCGAGGCTCCGGAAGTCGGAAGGGGCGTACGGTGA
- a CDS encoding flavodoxin family protein yields MTPSPSPSTGTPYRFDDLTALYINCTLKPSPQLSHTQGLIDKSAAIMMSCGVTASEIRAVDHDIAPGVYPDMTEHGFVTDEWPALYEQVMAADILVIAGPIWLGDNSSVTKKVIERLYACSSLLNSQGQYAYYGRVGGCLITGNEDGVKHCAMNVLYSLQHLGYTIPPQADAGWIGAAGPGPSYLDPGSGGPENDFTNRNTSFMTWNLMHLAALLKRAGGVPAHGNQRSQWDAGCRPGADNPEHR; encoded by the coding sequence ATGACACCCTCACCCTCCCCCTCCACCGGCACCCCGTACCGCTTCGACGACCTGACCGCCCTCTACATCAACTGCACCCTCAAACCGTCCCCGCAGCTCAGCCACACCCAGGGCCTCATCGACAAGAGCGCGGCGATCATGATGTCGTGCGGGGTCACCGCATCCGAGATCCGCGCCGTCGACCACGACATCGCGCCCGGCGTCTACCCGGACATGACCGAGCACGGCTTCGTGACGGACGAGTGGCCCGCGCTGTACGAGCAGGTGATGGCCGCGGACATCCTGGTCATCGCCGGGCCGATCTGGCTCGGCGACAACAGCTCCGTCACCAAGAAGGTCATCGAGCGCCTCTACGCCTGCTCCTCGCTGCTCAACTCCCAGGGCCAGTACGCCTACTACGGCCGCGTGGGCGGCTGCCTCATCACCGGCAACGAGGACGGAGTCAAGCACTGCGCGATGAACGTCCTTTACAGCCTCCAGCACCTCGGCTACACGATCCCGCCCCAGGCGGACGCCGGCTGGATCGGCGCGGCCGGCCCCGGGCCGTCGTACCTCGACCCGGGCTCGGGCGGCCCGGAGAACGACTTCACCAACCGCAACACCAGCTTCATGACCTGGAACCTGATGCATCTCGCCGCCCTGCTGAAGCGCGCCGGAGGCGTCCCGGCTCACGGCAACCAGCGCTCGCAGTGGGACGCCGGCTGCCGCCCGGGCGCGGACAACCCCGAACACCGCTGA
- a CDS encoding DM13 domain-containing protein — protein sequence MGRSKRNALVRPWVIGVLVVAVAGAGFGLYWFQPWKLWQDETVQEALPASSPSPSQPPSSEMSSTPAPAGPTTLASGELISHEHATSGTVKLVRLADGSHVVRLEGLDTSNGPDLRVWLTDAPVKEGRAGWHVFDDGAYVSLGKLKGNKGSQNYTLPEDVDPARYSSVTIWCDRFDVSFGAARLSNT from the coding sequence ATGGGACGGTCGAAGCGGAACGCACTGGTCAGGCCGTGGGTGATCGGCGTGCTGGTGGTCGCGGTCGCCGGGGCGGGCTTCGGGCTGTACTGGTTCCAGCCGTGGAAGCTGTGGCAGGACGAGACGGTCCAGGAGGCGCTGCCCGCGTCGTCACCGTCACCGTCACAGCCACCGTCGTCCGAGATGTCCTCCACGCCGGCCCCCGCCGGCCCGACGACGCTGGCGAGCGGCGAACTGATCAGCCACGAGCACGCGACGTCCGGCACCGTGAAACTCGTACGGCTGGCCGACGGCAGCCATGTGGTCCGCCTGGAGGGGCTCGACACCAGCAACGGTCCCGACCTGCGCGTCTGGCTGACCGACGCACCGGTGAAGGAGGGACGCGCCGGCTGGCACGTCTTCGACGACGGCGCATACGTCAGCCTCGGCAAGCTCAAGGGCAACAAAGGCAGCCAGAACTACACCCTGCCCGAAGACGTGGACCCGGCCCGCTACAGCAGCGTCACCATCTGGTGCGACCGCTTCGACGTCTCCTTCGGCGCCGCGCGACTCAGCAACACATAG